A single Pseudomonas putida DNA region contains:
- a CDS encoding HAD family hydrolase, with the protein MSLGQIRNWVFDMDGTLTVAVHDFAAIRVALDIPAEHDILTHLAALPAAEAAAKHAWLLEHERDLAIASKAATGAVELVRELAGRGCRLGILTRNARELAHVTLEAIGLADCFQVEHILGRDEAEPKPSPDGLLKIASAWGVAPRELVMVGDYRFDLDCGRAAGARTVLVNLPDNPWPELVDWHAADCRALRVLLG; encoded by the coding sequence ATGAGCCTGGGCCAAATCCGCAACTGGGTGTTCGACATGGACGGCACCCTGACCGTGGCGGTGCACGATTTCGCCGCCATCCGTGTGGCCCTGGACATCCCGGCCGAGCACGACATTCTCACCCACCTGGCGGCGCTGCCAGCGGCGGAAGCGGCAGCCAAGCATGCCTGGCTGCTGGAGCATGAGCGTGATCTGGCGATTGCCTCGAAAGCCGCCACCGGGGCAGTGGAGCTGGTGCGTGAGTTGGCCGGGCGCGGTTGCCGCCTGGGCATCCTGACCCGCAATGCGCGGGAGCTGGCACATGTGACGCTGGAGGCCATCGGCCTGGCCGACTGCTTCCAGGTCGAGCACATTCTCGGGCGTGATGAGGCTGAGCCCAAGCCCAGCCCGGATGGGCTGTTGAAGATTGCCAGTGCCTGGGGCGTGGCGCCCCGCGAGCTGGTGATGGTCGGGGACTACCGCTTTGACCTGGACTGTGGGCGGGCCGCTGGCGCGCGTACGGTGCTGGTGAATTTGCCAGACAACCCGTGGCCTGAGCTGGTGGATTGGCATGCTGCCGATTGCCGCGCTTTGAGGGTGCTTTTGGGCTGA
- a CDS encoding DEAD/DEAH box helicase: MNFAQLGLIEPLLRTLQQLDYTTPTPVQAKAIPAVLAGRDLMAAAQTGTGKTAGFALPVLQRLALEGEKVASNSIRALVLVPTRELAEQVHNNVREYAENLPLSTYAVYGGVSINPQMMRLRRGVDLLVATPGRLLDLFRQNAVKFNQVQTLVLDEADRMLDLGFAEELQSVYAALPRKRQTLLFSATFSEQIRMLAGLALNDPLSIEVSPRNAAATTVKQWLVPVDKKRKADLFMHLLRKQRWKQVLVFAKTRNGVDQLVERLLAEGVNADGIHGDRPQATRQRALDSFKAREIQVLVATDVAARGLDIDDLPLVVNLDLPIVAEDYVHRIGRTGRAGNKGEAISLVCADEVQMLSAIEVLTRQTLPRHEEPDFIPEHRVPMTDASGQVIKKPKKPKKPKENSAKRGLGRWMDSAEAGAGEPAVKAVRKVPSFNGGPRKRKP; encoded by the coding sequence ATGAATTTCGCCCAACTCGGCCTGATCGAACCCCTGCTGCGTACCTTGCAGCAGCTGGACTACACCACCCCGACGCCAGTCCAGGCCAAGGCCATCCCTGCTGTGCTGGCCGGTCGCGACCTGATGGCCGCGGCCCAGACCGGTACCGGCAAGACGGCCGGTTTCGCCCTGCCGGTGCTGCAGCGCCTGGCCCTGGAAGGTGAAAAGGTCGCCAGCAATTCGATCCGCGCGCTGGTGCTGGTGCCGACCCGCGAGCTGGCTGAGCAGGTCCACAACAACGTGCGCGAGTATGCCGAGAACCTTCCACTGAGCACCTACGCGGTGTATGGCGGGGTCAGCATCAACCCACAGATGATGCGCCTGCGCCGTGGCGTCGACCTGCTGGTCGCCACACCCGGTCGCTTGCTCGACCTGTTCCGTCAGAACGCGGTGAAGTTCAACCAGGTGCAGACCCTGGTGCTCGACGAAGCCGACCGCATGCTCGACCTGGGCTTTGCCGAGGAGCTGCAGTCGGTGTACGCCGCCTTGCCGCGCAAGCGCCAGACACTGCTGTTCTCCGCCACCTTCTCCGAGCAGATCCGCATGCTCGCGGGCCTGGCCCTGAACGACCCGCTGAGCATCGAAGTCAGCCCGCGCAACGCCGCGGCGACCACCGTCAAGCAGTGGCTGGTGCCTGTGGACAAGAAGCGCAAGGCCGACTTGTTCATGCACCTGCTGCGCAAGCAGCGCTGGAAACAGGTGCTGGTGTTCGCCAAGACCCGCAATGGCGTCGATCAGCTGGTCGAGCGCTTGCTGGCTGAAGGCGTGAATGCCGACGGCATCCACGGTGACCGCCCGCAGGCTACCCGCCAGCGCGCGCTGGACAGCTTCAAGGCGCGGGAGATCCAGGTGCTGGTAGCGACCGATGTCGCGGCCCGTGGCCTGGATATCGACGACCTGCCGCTGGTGGTCAACCTCGATCTGCCGATCGTGGCCGAAGATTACGTGCACCGCATCGGCCGTACCGGCCGGGCCGGCAACAAGGGCGAGGCGATTTCGCTGGTGTGTGCCGATGAAGTGCAGATGCTGTCGGCGATTGAAGTGCTCACCCGGCAGACCTTGCCGCGCCATGAAGAGCCTGACTTCATCCCCGAGCACCGGGTACCGATGACCGATGCCAGTGGCCAGGTGATCAAGAAGCCGAAGAAGCCCAAGAAGCCGAAGGAAAACAGCGCCAAGCGCGGGCTGGGGCGCTGGATGGACAGTGCCGAGGCGGGGGCTGGTGAGCCGGCGGTCAAGGCCGTGCGTAAAGTGCCGAGCTTCAACGGCGGGCCGCGCAAGCGTAAGCCTTGA
- the tesB gene encoding acyl-CoA thioesterase II: MSHVLDDLVDLLSLESIEENLFRGRSQDLGFRQLYGGQVLGQSLSAASQTVEDARHVHSLHGYFLRPGDASLPVVYSVDRVRDGGSFSTRRVTAIQKGQPIFTCSASFQYDEEGFEHQVQMPDVVGPENLPTEVELASAHADKLPERIRDKVLCAKPIEIRPVTERDPFNPQPGDPVKYAWFRADGTLPDVPALHKYLLAYASDFGLLTTSLLPHGKSVWQRDMQIASLDHSLWFHRNLRADEWLLYATDSPWAGNARGFCRGSIFNRAGQLVASSTQEGLIRHRKDWA; encoded by the coding sequence ATGAGTCATGTGTTGGACGACCTGGTCGACCTGTTGAGCCTCGAGTCGATCGAGGAGAACCTGTTCCGTGGCCGCAGCCAGGACCTGGGCTTCCGCCAGCTGTACGGTGGCCAGGTGCTGGGCCAGTCGCTGTCGGCCGCCAGCCAGACGGTCGAGGATGCGCGCCACGTGCATTCGTTGCACGGTTACTTCCTGCGCCCGGGCGATGCCAGTTTGCCGGTGGTGTACTCGGTTGACCGCGTGCGCGATGGCGGCAGCTTCAGCACCCGGCGGGTGACGGCGATCCAGAAGGGCCAGCCGATCTTCACCTGCAGCGCGTCGTTCCAGTACGACGAGGAAGGTTTCGAGCACCAGGTGCAGATGCCCGACGTGGTCGGCCCGGAAAACCTCCCGACCGAAGTCGAGCTGGCCAGCGCCCATGCCGACAAGCTGCCCGAACGCATCCGCGACAAGGTGCTATGCGCCAAGCCGATCGAGATTCGCCCGGTGACCGAGCGCGACCCGTTCAACCCCCAGCCCGGCGACCCGGTGAAGTACGCCTGGTTCCGCGCCGACGGTACCCTCCCTGACGTACCTGCACTGCACAAGTACCTGCTGGCCTACGCCTCCGACTTCGGCCTGCTGACCACTTCGCTGCTGCCCCATGGCAAGTCGGTGTGGCAGCGCGACATGCAGATCGCCAGCCTCGACCACTCGCTGTGGTTCCACCGCAACCTGCGTGCGGATGAGTGGCTGCTATACGCCACCGACAGCCCGTGGGCCGGCAATGCCCGTGGTTTCTGCCGCGGCAGCATCTTCAACCGCGCCGGCCAGCTGGTGGCGTCGTCGACCCAGGAAGGGCTGATTCGCCACCGCAAGGACTGGGCATGA
- a CDS encoding GNAT family N-acetyltransferase, whose protein sequence is MTPILHLESARLVLRQWHDDDLREFAALCADPQVMRYFPAPMTRLEAAALIGRIRGHFNEYGFGLWALERKDSGAFIGMTGLLNVNFDAPFAPAVEIGWRLARRHWGLGFASEAAWTCLRCAFAQLRVEEVVSFTSESNLPSQKVMQAIGMVQDVNGSFDHPRLPIGHPLRPHVLYRIDRAHWEQTLRTE, encoded by the coding sequence ATGACCCCCATCCTTCACCTGGAAAGCGCGCGCCTGGTGCTGCGCCAATGGCACGATGACGACCTGCGCGAGTTCGCCGCGTTGTGTGCCGACCCGCAGGTGATGCGCTATTTCCCGGCGCCGATGACACGGCTGGAAGCCGCGGCGCTGATTGGCAGGATCCGTGGGCATTTCAATGAGTACGGCTTTGGCCTGTGGGCCCTGGAGCGCAAGGATAGTGGGGCGTTCATCGGCATGACGGGGCTGCTCAATGTCAATTTCGACGCGCCGTTCGCCCCGGCGGTGGAGATTGGCTGGCGCCTGGCCCGGCGCCACTGGGGCCTGGGGTTTGCCAGCGAGGCGGCGTGGACCTGCCTGCGTTGTGCTTTCGCCCAATTGCGCGTGGAGGAGGTGGTGTCGTTCACTAGCGAGAGCAACTTGCCGTCGCAGAAAGTCATGCAGGCCATTGGCATGGTCCAGGACGTCAATGGCAGCTTCGACCACCCCCGCCTGCCCATTGGCCACCCGCTGCGCCCCCATGTGCTGTACCGCATCGACCGTGCGCATTGGGAGCAGACCCTGCGCACTGAATGA
- a CDS encoding histone deacetylase translates to MPLPLIYHEDYSPEFPAEHRFPMDKFRLLRDHLVDSGLTTDQALLRPDICPNDILALAHDRSYIERYMNGELSREDQRRLGLPWSEALARRTVRAVGGSLLTAEMALQHGIACHLAGGTHHAHHDHPAGFCIFNDLAVISRYLLEAGRVHRVLIFDCDVHQGDGTARILHDTPEAITVSLHCEQNFPARKAHSDWDIPLPRGMGDTAYLKVVEDALNYLLPLYQPDLVLYDAGVDVHKDDALGYLQLTDQGLAARDEMVMRHCLGRDIPVVGVIGGGYSKDREALAKRHGILHHSAARVMGCSQ, encoded by the coding sequence ATGCCGTTGCCGCTGATCTACCACGAAGACTACAGCCCGGAATTCCCCGCCGAGCACCGCTTTCCCATGGACAAGTTCCGCCTGCTGCGCGACCACCTGGTAGACAGCGGGCTGACCACCGACCAAGCCCTGCTGCGCCCGGACATCTGCCCCAACGATATCCTCGCCCTGGCCCATGACCGCAGCTACATCGAGCGCTACATGAACGGCGAACTGTCCCGCGAAGACCAGCGCCGCCTCGGCCTGCCCTGGAGCGAGGCCCTGGCCCGGCGCACCGTGCGTGCGGTGGGCGGCTCGCTGTTGACCGCCGAGATGGCGCTGCAGCACGGCATCGCCTGCCACCTGGCCGGCGGCACCCACCACGCCCACCATGACCACCCGGCCGGCTTCTGCATCTTCAATGACCTGGCAGTGATCAGCCGCTACCTGCTCGAAGCCGGCCGCGTGCACCGGGTGCTGATCTTCGACTGTGATGTGCACCAGGGCGACGGCACCGCGCGCATCCTCCACGACACCCCGGAGGCCATTACCGTATCGCTGCACTGCGAGCAGAACTTCCCGGCACGCAAGGCCCACAGTGACTGGGACATTCCCCTGCCACGCGGCATGGGCGACACGGCTTACCTGAAGGTGGTGGAAGATGCGCTGAACTACCTGCTGCCGCTGTATCAACCTGATCTGGTGCTGTACGACGCCGGCGTCGATGTGCACAAGGACGATGCCCTGGGTTACCTGCAACTCACCGACCAGGGCCTGGCAGCGCGTGACGAAATGGTGATGCGCCACTGCCTGGGCCGCGATATCCCGGTGGTCGGCGTGATCGGTGGTGGCTATAGCAAGGACCGTGAAGCCTTGGCCAAGCGCCACGGCATTCTTCACCACAGTGCGGCACGGGTCATGGGTTGTTCACAATGA
- a CDS encoding TIGR03862 family flavoprotein, giving the protein MPEKSPATPPLAVVIGGGPAGLMAAEAMAQAGLAVEVFDAMPSVGRKFLLAGVGGMNITHSEAYPQFVSRYAEREGQIDGLLRDFDADALRQWIHGLGIETFVGTSGRVFPTDMKAAPLLRAWLKRLRDNGVVIHTRHRWLGWNADGSLQIAYPQGELQVKADAVVLALGGASWARLGSDGAWQPLLAERAVEISPLRPSNCGFEVEGWSPLLVDKFAGAPLKNIALSVPGMAPRKGEFILTAQGVEGSLVYAWSAQLRQAIEHEGHARLLLDLLPDKPVDKVAQALAKPRGSRSMAKHLHSQLGIDGVKAGLLRELTDQATFTDPEALARAIKALPITLVRTRPLDEAISSAGGVRFEGLDEGLMVRAMPGVFCAGEMLDWEAPTGGYLLTACFASGLRAGRTAVDWLARSA; this is encoded by the coding sequence ATGCCAGAAAAATCCCCCGCAACCCCTCCCCTGGCCGTCGTCATTGGCGGCGGCCCGGCCGGCCTGATGGCCGCAGAAGCCATGGCCCAGGCGGGCCTGGCGGTGGAAGTGTTCGACGCCATGCCATCGGTGGGCCGCAAATTCCTGCTGGCCGGCGTCGGCGGCATGAACATTACCCATTCGGAAGCTTATCCACAGTTCGTTTCGCGCTATGCCGAGCGCGAGGGTCAGATCGACGGGTTATTGCGCGACTTCGATGCCGATGCGCTGCGCCAGTGGATTCATGGGCTGGGGATCGAAACGTTTGTCGGTACTTCGGGCCGGGTTTTCCCCACCGACATGAAGGCCGCCCCGCTGCTTCGCGCCTGGCTGAAGCGCTTGCGTGACAATGGCGTAGTTATCCACACCCGTCATCGCTGGCTGGGCTGGAATGCCGACGGTAGCTTGCAGATTGCTTATCCACAGGGCGAATTGCAGGTCAAAGCCGACGCCGTGGTGCTGGCCCTCGGTGGCGCCAGTTGGGCAAGACTGGGCTCAGATGGTGCCTGGCAGCCATTGCTGGCCGAACGCGCTGTGGAAATCTCGCCATTGCGGCCGAGCAACTGCGGTTTCGAAGTGGAGGGCTGGAGCCCACTGCTTGTGGACAAGTTCGCGGGTGCCCCGCTGAAGAATATTGCCTTGAGCGTACCGGGCATGGCGCCGCGCAAGGGCGAATTCATCCTCACGGCGCAAGGTGTCGAAGGCAGCCTGGTGTATGCATGGTCGGCGCAGCTGCGCCAGGCCATCGAGCATGAAGGGCATGCCAGGCTGTTGCTCGATCTGCTGCCGGACAAGCCTGTGGACAAAGTTGCCCAGGCACTGGCCAAGCCGCGGGGCTCGCGTTCGATGGCCAAGCATCTGCACAGCCAGCTGGGGATCGACGGGGTCAAGGCGGGGTTGCTGCGGGAGCTGACGGATCAAGCGACGTTTACCGATCCTGAGGCGCTGGCGCGGGCGATCAAGGCCTTGCCGATCACGCTGGTGAGAACGCGGCCGCTGGACGAAGCGATCAGCAGTGCCGGTGGCGTGCGATTCGAAGGGCTGGATGAAGGGTTGATGGTGCGCGCAATGCCGGGGGTGTTCTGCGCCGGCGAGATGCTGGACTGGGAGGCACCGACCGGCGGATATCTGCTGACAGCCTGCTTTGCCAGCGGGCTTCGTGCGGGGCGTACTGCAGTGGATTGGCTGGCGCGATCTGCCTGA
- a CDS encoding zinc-dependent alcohol dehydrogenase family protein, translated as MTSKAIYVQPGGGYDKVEVGTSEAPAPKAGEITVRLHASSLNYHDFAVVSGMWGPSERRIPMADGAGEVVAVGAGVSEFKVGENVVSTFFPDWLDGQANVEGFARVPGDGLDGYAREQVTAPATSFTLAPQGFSHAEAATLTTAGLTAWRALMSDDHLKPGDTVLVQGTGGVSIFALQFAKLAGATVIATSSSDAKLERLKALGADHLINYKSTPAWGDKARELTGNRGVDHVIEVGGPATLEQSMIAARIGGHVSLIGILTGVAGQLPLVQALVRQIRLQGVLVGSRAQQQAMVRAIDANGLRPVVDKHFELEQIVDAFRYQESNRHFGKICLTW; from the coding sequence ATGACCAGCAAGGCCATCTATGTGCAACCCGGCGGCGGCTACGACAAGGTCGAAGTCGGCACCAGTGAAGCTCCCGCACCCAAGGCCGGTGAAATCACCGTGCGCCTGCACGCCAGCTCCCTCAATTATCACGACTTCGCCGTGGTCAGCGGCATGTGGGGCCCGAGCGAGCGGCGTATCCCCATGGCCGACGGTGCCGGTGAAGTGGTCGCGGTCGGTGCGGGCGTCAGCGAGTTCAAGGTTGGCGAAAACGTCGTCAGCACCTTCTTCCCCGATTGGCTCGACGGCCAGGCCAATGTCGAAGGCTTTGCCCGGGTGCCCGGCGATGGCCTCGACGGCTACGCCCGCGAACAGGTGACTGCTCCGGCTACCTCCTTCACCCTGGCTCCCCAAGGCTTCAGCCACGCCGAGGCAGCCACCCTGACCACGGCGGGCCTCACCGCTTGGCGTGCGTTGATGAGTGATGACCACCTCAAGCCCGGCGACACGGTGCTGGTGCAGGGCACCGGCGGCGTGTCGATCTTCGCCCTGCAGTTCGCCAAGCTGGCGGGGGCCACGGTGATCGCCACGTCGTCCAGCGACGCCAAGCTCGAACGCCTGAAAGCGCTCGGCGCCGACCACCTGATCAACTACAAGAGCACCCCGGCCTGGGGCGACAAGGCGCGTGAGCTTACCGGCAATCGCGGCGTCGATCATGTGATCGAAGTGGGTGGCCCGGCGACCCTGGAGCAGTCGATGATCGCCGCGCGCATCGGCGGGCATGTGTCGCTGATCGGCATTCTCACCGGCGTGGCCGGGCAGCTGCCGCTGGTGCAGGCACTGGTGCGGCAGATCCGTCTGCAAGGCGTGCTGGTGGGCAGCCGTGCGCAGCAGCAGGCGATGGTGCGGGCGATCGATGCCAATGGCTTGCGGCCTGTGGTGGACAAGCATTTCGAGCTGGAGCAGATCGTCGATGCGTTCCGCTATCAGGAGAGCAACCGGCATTTCGGCAAGATCTGCCTGACCTGGTAA
- a CDS encoding histidine phosphatase family protein produces the protein MQPGNTLGHPAIHARRKRRMSRKALGAALGLCMVIAAVTTWLATRTHIVDLGNEQQLSESGLLQDWADGAVIVMIRHAERCDSAPGPCLNDPTGITVAGSEAATRVGQGLKQLGLGNADLLASPKVRTQQTAHFILGQSVPSEAWLESCDNQFASEALARKRAGHNLVLVTHNGCIDHFARQQRVAGGERESNYASALFVSVDANGKARILGRLNEPDWQRVLASAGK, from the coding sequence ATGCAACCAGGCAACACCTTGGGCCATCCCGCCATCCACGCCCGTCGCAAGCGACGCATGTCACGCAAAGCCCTCGGTGCTGCACTCGGCCTGTGCATGGTCATCGCGGCTGTGACCACCTGGCTGGCGACGAGGACCCATATCGTGGACCTTGGCAATGAGCAACAGTTGAGCGAAAGCGGCCTGCTGCAGGACTGGGCCGACGGTGCGGTAATCGTGATGATCCGCCATGCCGAGCGTTGCGACAGCGCGCCCGGCCCGTGCCTGAACGACCCCACCGGCATCACCGTGGCTGGCAGCGAGGCCGCCACGCGCGTAGGCCAAGGGTTGAAGCAACTGGGCCTGGGCAATGCCGATTTGCTCGCCAGCCCTAAAGTGCGCACCCAGCAAACTGCGCACTTCATCCTTGGCCAGAGCGTACCCAGCGAAGCCTGGCTGGAAAGCTGCGACAACCAGTTCGCCAGTGAAGCGCTGGCGCGCAAGCGTGCGGGGCACAACCTGGTGCTGGTGACCCACAATGGCTGCATCGACCATTTCGCCCGCCAGCAGCGCGTGGCTGGCGGTGAACGCGAGAGCAATTACGCCAGCGCGCTGTTTGTCTCGGTGGACGCCAACGGCAAGGCGCGGATCCTTGGCCGCCTGAACGAGCCGGACTGGCAACGCGTATTGGCCAGCGCAGGGAAATAA